Within the Thermosynechococcus sichuanensis E542 genome, the region CGGCCATAACGAGATCCAGAAGCGGGAGAGGATTCACTGCCGTTGCCCCTGCTGCCAGCCATTGGTAGCGTTCAATGATCGGCGTGGCTCGTTCTTGGCGATAGTGGTTGAGGGCGGCTTGCGCCTGTTGATGGAGCTGTTGGGCACGGCGATAGGTGCCGGCTAGGACGAGATTTGCTCGCTGTTGGGTGAGACAGTGCAGCACTGCAGAGGTGAGGGCTTGGGGATTGTGGGGTGTAAAGGGAATTAGTTGGTCTTGCCCAATCTGGAGTTGTTGCAGTTGCTGTTGTAAATGCCCTGCCACGCGATCGCAAAGCGCGCCCTTCGGGCGATCGCTCTCCTGCGCCATTTCTGGATACCACACCACCAGAACGTGATAATGGCTTGCCTGCAACACCCGCAGCATCTCAAACTCACTGGCGGTGAGGACACCCGTTACTGTCAAAAGCACTAAGTCTGCTTGGGGCACTGTTGCCAAGGTTTGCTGCTGAACCGTACAGCGCTCAAGGGGTAGGGTAGCAACGGCATCGTGCACCTGATTGAGAGCATAGGCTGACTGGCCGAGGACACAGACCTCAACCGTTGGGCTATCTAACCGCCGTTGGAGTTGGCTGTGGGTTGATTGTAGAGAGGCTTGACGCTCTGTGGGAAGTTCCTGCAAAAGAGTATGAGTCTCTGCCAGTTGCTTTTCAAGCAATTGAGGATGCAGAGTAGGTGGCGGGGCTTTGACTTCCGTAGGAGCGGGCGATCGCCGCCAGTACCAATAGCCCAATCCCAGAGCGAGAATCAGGAGCCATGCCCACGGATGGTCATTCACCCAGCCACTCAACAACAAAAGAATGATGGCGGCAGCAACAGCCATGTCCTTTACCCCAAGCAAGATCCTCTGTTTGTTAGCTTACCTTGACTAGTGAGCAGCACTCAAATGCCCAAAGCTCGAGAAAGTACAGGCTGAGTTTTCTGCCCGCTTTTCAAAAATGCAAGCACCTCTGGACTGAAATATTCTCTGGATTGGTCAATATTCAAAAATAGCCTCTTGACTTGATTTGAGAGTTTTTGTTAGATTTAGAGGTGCTTGAAAATCTCTGAACCTATTCCCCAGAGCGGGATTGACAACTGAAGACGAGGCTAAACTAAAAATTTTACAGCCGCCAAAAAATCAAGTGCCTGAGGTGCTTGAAAACGGGGTGTGCTAAGCTAGTCCTAGAGGCACTTCCAGAGTGCCACTGTGCTTCTACCTCTGATGCCGCAAGGCGTTGAGCACGAACATCACCAATCCACGCCGCCCCCTGACCTACAGGTGCTTCTACCTCTGATGCCGCAAGGCGTTGAGCACAATACTTGCAATGCTTGCTGGAAGTACTTGACATGTGCTTCTACCTCTGATGCCGCAAGGCGTTGAGCACTCAAACAGCAACGACTGACTGCGTTGAATTTTCCAGGTGCTTCTACCTCTGATGCCGCAAGGCGTTGAGCACAATTGGAACAGTCGTCATTCATGTCTTGCCTCACAAGTGCTTCTACCTCTGATGCCGCAAGGCGTTGAGCACATACTAGAATCGCCGCATTACTTAAAATACAAGCTTATGTGCTTCTACCTCTGATGCCGCAAGGCGTTGAGCACCGATCCACTTGACCCGCGAAAACTACCCCTGGGGTGTGCTTCTACCTCTGATGCCGCAAGGCGTTGAGCACACACTACGCCTCAAATTTATACATTTGATTGGTCTGTGCTTCTACCTCTGATGCCGCAAGGCGTTGAGCACCTCAAAACGGGTTTAACCTACCGTTTTGATGAAGAGTGCTTCTACCTCTGATGCCGCAAGGCGTTGAGCACTTTTTAATATCTGAGCCTTTTATAGGTAGTGTTGTGCTTCTACCTCTGATGCCGCAAGGCGTTGAGCACACGGAGGCAGAGTGGCAGGCGGCTGTTCAAAAAGAGTGCTTCTACCTCTGATGCCGCAAGGCGTTGAGCACGCGCATAATCATGCGATCGCCACAGGAATTTAGACAAGGCGCGGCCTTCAATAAATTCAAATAAATTCAATAAAAAGGACTATATCAACAATCCTCCCATGCGCTTCACCCCTTGCGACTGCTAGGATGGGAGTTACCCTTAAATTTTCAATTTTTCAATAAGGATTTCTGACGCCAATGGATGTTATCCCCGCCATTGATTTACTTGACGGCAAATGTGTGCGCCTAGTGCAAGGGGACTATGGTAAGGTTAATGTTTTTCATGATGATCCCCTAAAAGTCGCCCTCTACTGGCAGCGGTTGGGTGCTCCCCGCCTGCATGTCGTTGACTTGGATGCTGCCAAAACAGGAGAACCGCGGAACTACGATCTTATTGCCAAGATTGTTGCCTCCCTTGAAATTCCTGTGCAGGTGGGGGGTGGCTTGCGATCGCGCCAAGCCGTTGCGGAACTCTTTCTCCAAGGCGTCAATCGTGCTATTTTGGGCACCGTGGCTCTTGAGGATCCAGAGCTAGTGGCCAGTTTGGCCGCAGACTATCCGGGGCGGATTTGGGTCGGGCTGGATGCTCGCGATGGCTATGTGGCAACGCGGGGTTGGCTAGAAACCTCAACCATTTTGGCAACAGATCTGGCCCAAAAAATGGCCGCAATGGGGGTGGCGGGGTTTGTCTATACCGATATTCAGCGGGATGGCACCCTCCAAGGGCCGAATATTCCAGCCCTGCGGCAGTTATTGGCGGCAACCGATCGCCCAGTCATTGCCTCAGGTGGCGTGAGTTCTCTTACAGATATTCTCAGTCTCTTTGCCTTGAGTCCCCAAGGACTCTCGGGGGCGATCGTTGGCAAGGCACTTTACACCAAAGCAGTGGATTTGCGGGAAGCCGTTCGGGCGGTTGGTCAGGGGCGCTGGCAAGATATTCCGCCAGATTTGGGCAGCACGACTTGGGTATAACTGGCTTAAGATTAAAGCGTTGTTACCTCTCAAACCGAATGTTCAAGCACCCTGCACTGCGCTCCCTTGGCAAAATTTGGCGCCTACTGGATCGGGGCGATCGCTGGCAACTGGCAGGCATTGGTGTCTTGATGCTCATTGGTAGTATTTGGGAAGCCTTGGGGGTGGGCTTGGTGCTCCCTTTTATTGCCATTATTGAAAAACCCAGTCGCCTGAATGATCTCTTATTTTGGCGTCACAGTGCAGTGCCCTTAACCCCACAGGAGGAGTATCAATGGCTGCTGATTCTCAGTCTTGGATTCGCTATCCTCTTTATTTGCAAGAACCTATTTATTGCGGGGAGCAACTATCTTCAGTTTCGATTTCTCAACGAAAAGCAGCGTAAATTTTCAGTGATGCTCCTGCGCAGCTATCTCTTTAAGCCCTATACTTTTCACCTGCAAAATAATACGGCAAAGCTGATTCAAAATGCGAACAATGAAACCACTAATATTTTTAATAGCTACTTATTGCCATTGCTAATTATCATTTCAGAATCCTTGATTGTTTTTGCTATTTTTACGGTGATTATTCTCAGCAATCCTTTTATTTCTATTATTGTTATTACAGTTTTAGGTGTCCTCTCTTATCTATTCTTTAGGTTCTTCCGTAGAAAGCTGAAGGAAATTGGTGCCAAGCGAGTTCATTACGCTCAAAAGGTGGTGCAAAGTATTAATCAAGGCTTAGGCGGTATTAAGGAAGTCAAAGTTCTCGGTCGTGAGCAGGTCTTTCTCAATGTCTATGAAGAAAATCTGATTGAGGATCGCAAGGCTAACTTCTTCTTGAATTTTATTAACCAACTGCCACGCTCCTATTTTGAAACCCTTGCGGTTACAGCCATTATTCTGATTATCATTCTGACACTGATTCAACGGGGATCAATGGCTCAGGTCTTGCCCCTAATTTCTCTATTTGCTGCTGCTGCCTTTCGCCTCCTGCCCTCAGCAACCCGCTTGATGGTGAGTTTGAATAGCGTTATTTTCTACTCTGCCTCTGTAGATATTATTTACGATGACATTTTAGAGGCGCGATCGCTAGAAATTCAGCAGTCAGAACCTGTTACCATCAAGCCCTTTCGCGATCGCCTTGAACTCATTGATCTTCACTACACCTATCCCAATGCCCCTCGACCCGCCCTCTGTGGGGTTTCTCTCACCATCAAACAGGGGGAAATGGTTGGCTTTGTCGGAGCCTCAGGGGCAGGAAAAACCA harbors:
- a CDS encoding DUF697 domain-containing protein; amino-acid sequence: MAVAAAIILLLLSGWVNDHPWAWLLILALGLGYWYWRRSPAPTEVKAPPPTLHPQLLEKQLAETHTLLQELPTERQASLQSTHSQLQRRLDSPTVEVCVLGQSAYALNQVHDAVATLPLERCTVQQQTLATVPQADLVLLTVTGVLTASEFEMLRVLQASHYHVLVVWYPEMAQESDRPKGALCDRVAGHLQQQLQQLQIGQDQLIPFTPHNPQALTSAVLHCLTQQRANLVLAGTYRRAQQLHQQAQAALNHYRQERATPIIERYQWLAAGATAVNPLPLLDLVMAGGLLVRLTWDLGQIYHRSFRLADAEPLAKELLRLMVQLGAVELGTQSLGQWLKGNSLTYLAGSCLQGATAAYVLRLSGLSLIYYFETAPQTKSLPLVTQLQQSLQWAQQRVGRSPLQTLGDSLGLPSA
- the hisA gene encoding 1-(5-phosphoribosyl)-5-[(5-phosphoribosylamino)methylideneamino]imidazole-4-carboxamide isomerase — protein: MDVIPAIDLLDGKCVRLVQGDYGKVNVFHDDPLKVALYWQRLGAPRLHVVDLDAAKTGEPRNYDLIAKIVASLEIPVQVGGGLRSRQAVAELFLQGVNRAILGTVALEDPELVASLAADYPGRIWVGLDARDGYVATRGWLETSTILATDLAQKMAAMGVAGFVYTDIQRDGTLQGPNIPALRQLLAATDRPVIASGGVSSLTDILSLFALSPQGLSGAIVGKALYTKAVDLREAVRAVGQGRWQDIPPDLGSTTWV
- a CDS encoding ABC transporter ATP-binding protein, which codes for MFKHPALRSLGKIWRLLDRGDRWQLAGIGVLMLIGSIWEALGVGLVLPFIAIIEKPSRLNDLLFWRHSAVPLTPQEEYQWLLILSLGFAILFICKNLFIAGSNYLQFRFLNEKQRKFSVMLLRSYLFKPYTFHLQNNTAKLIQNANNETTNIFNSYLLPLLIIISESLIVFAIFTVIILSNPFISIIVITVLGVLSYLFFRFFRRKLKEIGAKRVHYAQKVVQSINQGLGGIKEVKVLGREQVFLNVYEENLIEDRKANFFLNFINQLPRSYFETLAVTAIILIIILTLIQRGSMAQVLPLISLFAAAAFRLLPSATRLMVSLNSVIFYSASVDIIYDDILEARSLEIQQSEPVTIKPFRDRLELIDLHYTYPNAPRPALCGVSLTIKQGEMVGFVGASGAGKTTIVDLILGLLEPSQGDIRVDGESIYHNLPQWQRQIGYIPQTIYLSDDTLRRNIAFGLPDEAIDETAVWAAVEAAQLSTFVRTLPEGLDTVVGERGVRLSGGQRQRVGIARALYHNPSVLIMDEATAALDNQTEAGVMDAIQALSGEKTIIMIAHRLSTVMECDRLYLMANGQVAAVGNYQELLQTSPDFRAMAQGYAGVN